A genomic segment from Maniola jurtina chromosome 16, ilManJurt1.1, whole genome shotgun sequence encodes:
- the LOC123873369 gene encoding uncharacterized protein LOC123873369, with product MDQMQAPVSLPHIVQVYPPSVSIHPSLQSQGKLSYQQTITSESLHIPVSSHIHEMQNQHLISQNQTVMSCQQIHLQNVQPLQAQMQSQVLQGDMSQQLQITSHVILPPVPMFKQHLLTNTLQQQFYGQYETFLKDAHCVVAKVEPVQVVSEKQIEVKPECQVKGDSVDVASMKKRARNQIPNPSKWACNVRKLKHQRGEAYVSRRGKLVPERRVRNTKDCLKSCRYKCNERINDVDRQHIFKAFYSLNANEKKHFLLNTTERNYVKHNKLMDGNHKRKYSFKYFFLVRAVRYTVCKNFYLGTLAISQKPVYNVHSGKSEMNLPKPDGRGLSEASAHSLPTEVKDRVRKHIMSFPTVDSKPIKQFSRKKQYLESNLTIKQMYNMYVTDCGKDDEVLVKESMYRKIFKQEFNLHFKKDKNSQVLCCRCKSSIKKK from the exons atggatCAGATGCAAGCACCGGTGAGCTTGCCTCACATAGTGCAAGTTTATCCACCATCAGTGTCCATCCACCCTTCCCTGCAATCGCAAGGAAAGCTATCCTACCAACAGACTATAACCTCTGAATCCCTACACATACCTGTTTCATCGCACATACATGAAATGCAAAACCAGCATCTGATATCGCAGAATCAAACTGTTATGTCGTGCCAGCAGATACATCTACAGAATGTACAACCATTGCAAGCACAGATGCAGTCACAG GTTTTACAAGGCGATATGAGTCAGCAATTACAAATCACGTCACACGTCATCCTCCCTCCGGTGCCCATGTTCAAGCAGCATCTACTGACTAACACGCTACAGCAACAGTTTTACGGGCAGTATGAGACATTCTTGAAGGATGCCCACTGCGTTGTTGCCAAAGTTGAGCCTGTTCAAGTTGTCAGTGAAAAGCAGATTGA GGTCAAGCCAGAATGTCAAGTCAAAGGAGACTCTGTAGATGTAGCATCCATGAAAAAGCGTGCTCGCAACCAAATACCGAATCCTAGCAAATGGGCCTGCAATGTTCGCAAACTGAAACACCAGAGAGGAGAGGCCTATGTGAGCAGACGGGGCAAACTGGTCCCCGAACGACGGGTCAGGAACACTAAAGACTGCCTAAAGTCCTGTAGGTATAAATGCAACGAAAGAATTAATGACGTAGATCGACAACATATATTCAAAGCTTTCTACTCCCTAAACGCAAAtgaaaagaaacattttttacttaATACAACAGAAAGAAATTATGTTAAACATAACAAACTAATGGATGGTAATCATAAGAGAAAGTATTCTTTCAAGTATTTCTTTCTAGTTAGAGCAGTGAGGTATACGGTATGCAAGAATTTTTACTTAGGCACGCTAGCGATATCTCAGAAGCCTGTATATAATGTCCATTCAGGTAAATCTGAAATGAACTTACCAAAACCTGATGGTAGAGGTTTATCGGAAGCTAGCGCTCATTCTTTACCCACAGAAGTTAAGGACAGGGTTAGAAAACATATAATGTCTTTTCCTACAGTCGATTCGAAACCTATAAAGCAGTTTTCAAGAAAGAAACAGTATTTAGAGTCAAATCTAACAATAAAACAGATGTACAATATGTACGTAACAGATTGTGGCAAGGATGATGAAGTACTTGTCAAGGAATCAATGTACAGAAAGATTTTTAAGCAAGAATTTAATTTGCATTTTAAAAAGGACAAGAATAGCCAAGTGCTTTGTTGTAGGTGTAAAAGTTCTATTAAGAAAAAGTGA